ATCTTTAAGTTGTTTAAAGGCTTTGAGACATTTTGCTTAAGTCGCTCCAGTCCTACATCGTCCATCAAGACTTGGAGGAAATGTTTAACCTCTTTGTCACCTTGAAACTCCTTTCCAGCTTGGGATAGAATCTTGTTTATCTTCGCCTTTAGTTCTTCGTCATCCTTTAACATGTTGTTTGTCATCGCAAGAGATTCAAAGCAACCGCTGCACAACGTGACTAGATTCAGATCAGATTCTTCGGCTAGGCAAATGTTGTATGCGGCTATGGCTAGACTGGTTTCGAAATTTATGGATTGCACTGGTGGAGGTGCACAGCACGTCATGTTGTCTAAGTCAACAAGCTCGATTCCAAGTTTTCCTAAAGTCTTCCTTGCAGACAACTCATAGTTGGGCTGACGAGCGGGTATGGTGCAACCAAGGAATAAAGCGTAGCTAGTCATTGTGATTCCTCTTTGAGTTGCAGTTTGTCAAAACCTGTCGCAGAAAGAATTTTTCTCAATGCTTCCACACCTGTTGGTTTAAGGGGAGGTAAGCCGAGGGTTGGTCTTTTATTTTCGACGAATTGGGAAATCTTTACTATGCGTCCGTTGTTTAATAGAGCGGATGCAAACTCCGAATAGATATTCGGGCTGTAGCCTTTTTTGAAGGCGATGTTTCTCAGGGCGTAAATTACGTCGGCTATCTCAACCTTTTGAGGACAACGTTCTTGACAGTTGTAGCATGAACAGCAAAGCCATATAGAGTCACCTGAAAGAACCTCCTTTTCTGCTCCTAGGAGTGACAGTTTGATGACTTCTCTCGGGTTGAAACGTGGGGTGATTTTAGCCACTGGGCAACTGCTAGCGCATGTTCCACACTGGTAACATAGGGTTATTGTTTTGCCACCTAAACGACTCGTAATTACACTGGAGAATGCCATGTTAGTGTTTTTTTCCTCTTGCACTTGTTCCATTCTAAGTCACCCCTTCCACTTGAGAACCTGTCATTAATTGCAATGGACCTAGCTTCTCTAACTTATCATTCATCATTCGCGCAGCCTCAGCAAACTTGTTTCCTTCAATAAACACCATATTGAACATCTCCAATCTCTCCGGCTCAATGCCATACTCCTTTAGCAAAACTTTAGCAAGTTTCACCTTCTTCTCAGCTTTTTTGATGCCAACCTCGTAGTGGCAGCCGTCACTTTTGCATCCTACAACCATCACTCCATGAGCCCCTGCCTTGAAAGCCTCCAAGAATTGATGGATTTGCAGGATTCCCGTACAGGGCACTTTCATTACCCTCACGTTGGCTGGGTATTGCATCTTGGCCATTCCTGAAGAATCTACGACGGTGTGTCCACACTCTGAACAGCATATGGCCAGAACCAAAGGCTTTGGCGTTCCATTTATAGACAGGAGCGCTTTCATTTGAGCCAACATCTGGTTTGTTGTCGAATGCCTAAGTTCAATAGCGTTAAGGGGACAAGTCCCTACGCAAATGCCACATCCCTCACATAAGAGATCAGATACTTGAGCAACAAAGTGGTTTTCAGTCGTTGGGACCAAACTTATCGCTCCGTAAGGGCACGTGACCGGGCAGAATTCACAGTCACCACAATATTCCTCGTTGACCACGGCAGTTCTCTGATATTTAACTATCTTGCCGGTAGTCAAGAGCTTCATAACCTTTAGTGCTGCTGAGTGAGCATGCAAAGAAGTAGTTGGCGCGTCTTTTGGGAATGTTGCCCCACCGCACAAGTATATCCCTTTCAGCTTGGTCTCGGTTGGTCTTAGCTTGGCATTATATTCCTTGAAAAAACCGTCTTCTTCTAATTCGATGCCCAGCATCTCAGCAAGTTCTTTAGTACCTTTAGCGGGCACCATGGCTGGAGCTAAAACCACTAAATCGGCTTCTAATTCGAGAAATCTCTGTAGAAGAGCGTCTTCAACATCGACAATTAATTGATTGGTTTCTAGGTCTTTGTAGATTTCGCTTGGTCTGCCCTTGACAAATTTGATTCCCATCTCTCTAGCTCGTTCGTAGTAATGTTCGTGTTCTCTTCCGGTGGTTCTCATGTCTATGTAACATATAGTGACGTCTATGTTGGGGTAGGTTGATTTAATTAATGTGGCGTGTTTTAGGGAAATCATACAGCAGATGCTTGAGCAGTAAGAGTTGTAGCGCCTGTCTCGCGAACCGACGCATTGAATCATCACGATTTTCTTGACAGGTTTGTGGTCTGAAGGTCGAATGATTTGACCCCCAGTGGGACCGAAACCGTCAAGGATCCTGGCAAACTCAAGATTGGTTATTACGTCTGAGTAGTCATC
Above is a genomic segment from Candidatus Bathyarchaeota archaeon containing:
- a CDS encoding CoB--CoM heterodisulfide reductase iron-sulfur subunit B family protein, yielding MTSYALFLGCTIPARQPNYELSARKTLGKLGIELVDLDNMTCCAPPPVQSINFETSLAIAAYNICLAEESDLNLVTLCSGCFESLAMTNNMLKDDEELKAKINKILSQAGKEFQGDKEVKHFLQVLMDDVGLERLKQNVSKPLNNLKIAAFYGCHALRPSELLKLDDPERPRILESLIEALGAESVEYRNKLKCCGGLLRGYSDDLALNLAREKLENTSKAGADCIATLCPFCFVALDIGQIQVRAKFNKNYDIPILHYSELLAFALGIDPKELAPEIHKIKTDKILSKIS
- a CDS encoding 4Fe-4S dicluster domain-containing protein, which encodes MEQVQEEKNTNMAFSSVITSRLGGKTITLCYQCGTCASSCPVAKITPRFNPREVIKLSLLGAEKEVLSGDSIWLCCSCYNCQERCPQKVEIADVIYALRNIAFKKGYSPNIYSEFASALLNNGRIVKISQFVENKRPTLGLPPLKPTGVEALRKILSATGFDKLQLKEESQ
- a CDS encoding hydrogenase iron-sulfur subunit: MDRVKVGVFLADSGKQLSKILDYNDLTNYVKNISGVVYVARGSEFWRGQGLQNIINAIKDEKINRVVVGGTLPKLSEVKIAQAVENVGFNPYLMEFIDLKDYCAMPHQETPSEATEKAKAMLLAAIERAKLLEPLEKLEFPVLKSVLVIGGGIAGMQTSVDLADLGFEVNLVEKTAFLGGLAARAGRFFPTDDCAICIQSPASDLKTITHTSRKCMYRSGFSEIPNLSILTNSKVVAIEGVPGKYKVSIEKKPRYINEECIRCDLCTTVCPVEIPDEYNAKLKTRKAIYMNIPNVHPPVYVIDDSVCKFHDCAKCVEVCPTNAIALDQKTEHITLNVGSIVVATGFEEFDSSIIKEYHYDDYSDVITNLEFARILDGFGPTGGQIIRPSDHKPVKKIVMIQCVGSRDRRYNSYCSSICCMISLKHATLIKSTYPNIDVTICYIDMRTTGREHEHYYERAREMGIKFVKGRPSEIYKDLETNQLIVDVEDALLQRFLELEADLVVLAPAMVPAKGTKELAEMLGIELEEDGFFKEYNAKLRPTETKLKGIYLCGGATFPKDAPTTSLHAHSAALKVMKLLTTGKIVKYQRTAVVNEEYCGDCEFCPVTCPYGAISLVPTTENHFVAQVSDLLCEGCGICVGTCPLNAIELRHSTTNQMLAQMKALLSINGTPKPLVLAICCSECGHTVVDSSGMAKMQYPANVRVMKVPCTGILQIHQFLEAFKAGAHGVMVVGCKSDGCHYEVGIKKAEKKVKLAKVLLKEYGIEPERLEMFNMVFIEGNKFAEAARMMNDKLEKLGPLQLMTGSQVEGVT